A region from the Bactrocera dorsalis isolate Fly_Bdor chromosome 1, ASM2337382v1, whole genome shotgun sequence genome encodes:
- the LOC125778068 gene encoding uncharacterized protein LOC125778068, with amino-acid sequence MSTRKYQSGSEKRKRKECEEQNKKLPKISQYFNNQDSIQEESTRDGKTENDDISGNIAGPDNSEYLDSEQPQPGTSKSLNESCLAIEKLKSLPHVTDKGNFKELNDQVKRFVIENGHCKPKGPFLRDSNNRSFLDKYYYTVSKSGVKLERTWLSYSLLLQKAYCEPGWLFANRAS; translated from the exons ATGTCTACTCG AAAGTATCAGAGTGGAAGCGAAAAACGAAAGCGAAAGGAGTgtgaagaacaaaataaaaagttacctAAAATAAGTCAGTACTTTAATAATCAAGATAGTATACAAGAAGAATCAACGCGCGACGGAAAGACAGAAAATGATGACATAAGTGGCAATATCGCAGGGCCCGATAACAGTGAATATTTAGATTCAGAGCAACCACAACCAGGTACGAGCAAATCTTTAAATGAATCATGTTTGgccatagaaaaattaaaatctttaccGCATGTTACTGATAAAGGTAACTTTAAAGAACTCAATGATCAAGTAAAACGGTTTGTGATCGAAAACGGACACTGTAAACCAAAAGGCCCCTTTTTAAGGGATAGTAACAATAGATCTTTcttagataaatattattacactgTTTCTAAATCTGGCGTAAAGTTAGAACGTACATGGCTGTCCTATTCTCTATTGCTTCAAAAAGCATATTGTGAACCAGGTTGGTTATTCGCAAATAGGGCatcttaa